In Pseudobdellovibrionaceae bacterium, the following proteins share a genomic window:
- a CDS encoding PilZ domain-containing protein → MYQIAIVGKPSPLRFRVRQTLQANPTFHILTFSHPAQMLQAIDEFGLSAIVFSLDVFGRPQLKQLAFIDEYFKSVPLLLVAPRISDDVRSELSKKTYSNIRILDSRFEMPDVSAVVYKLGNGQPVFHRAHCRYKTHQTGEVIGDQGSRSRVRLVNISFGGAQLELRDLDAIYDDEILIQVKSSHRRHSFGVRAKVRWQDPKTRRVGVEFCESAEQRPVLLMA, encoded by the coding sequence ATGTATCAAATTGCAATTGTGGGTAAGCCGAGTCCATTGCGATTCAGGGTGAGACAAACTCTGCAGGCCAATCCAACCTTTCACATACTAACCTTTTCCCATCCGGCCCAAATGCTTCAGGCCATTGATGAATTTGGTCTCTCGGCCATCGTATTCTCTCTCGATGTGTTTGGCCGTCCCCAATTGAAACAGCTGGCCTTTATTGATGAGTATTTCAAATCAGTGCCCCTTTTGTTGGTGGCACCGCGAATCTCAGATGATGTGCGCTCGGAACTGTCTAAGAAGACTTACTCCAATATTCGTATTCTCGACAGTCGTTTTGAAATGCCTGATGTTTCAGCTGTGGTCTACAAGCTCGGCAACGGCCAGCCTGTTTTTCACCGTGCCCACTGTCGGTATAAGACCCACCAAACAGGGGAGGTCATCGGCGATCAGGGCAGCCGCAGCCGGGTTCGCCTGGTCAACATTTCCTTTGGTGGTGCTCAGCTTGAACTGCGCGATTTGGATGCTATTTATGACGATGAAATCCTGATTCAGGTGAAGAGTTCTCACCGGCGTCATTCCTTTGGTGTCAGGGCCAAGGTGCGCTGGCAGGATCCTAAAACCAGGCGTGTCGGGGTGGAGTTCTGTGAGTCTGCCGAGCAGCGACCCGTTTTGTTAATGGCTTAG